From the genome of Syntrophus gentianae:
CTCAAAATCTCTGATTTTGTCAATGATCGAGGTGAATAATTCATAGGTCATGAATTGTCTGCTCTTTTGTTGCCTTTTCAGTCCCGTGATGCACAGGGGACAGCTCAGGTTGCAAACATTCGTCAACCCGATGGCGATAATCCCGGGAACATATTCCCTCGTAAATGTTTGTCTGAGGACTGATTTCAGGGCGGAAAAACCCGCAAGCAGATCTTCATTCATGGGTCATGACGGATAAATTTGAAGAACTTTCCTAAGATTATGAAATAAAAAACTTTGAACTTTTTCGCCGGAGTCAGCTTCTGGCGATACTTCTTGATTAGTTGTCTGAACCGTACATTACCAGAACCACTTTTCATGTCCTCAAAGGTTTTTGTCCCTTGAAGATACCGATAATTGCCAAACGATTCATTAACGTAAACGGGCTTCACATGCATCGCCGCCCGGAGGATGAAATCCAGATCCAGGGTGTAGTGTTCACGGATATCATAAAAACCGATGATATCATGCAAAGATCGAGAATAGAAATAAGCGGATGGGTTAACGGGAAAAGGGAATACGGATACCTCTGCCGATAGAAGTTGCGTCAGGTCGAGATGCGCCGGTTTGTTTGTCTCGATAAGTTTCCCATCCTCCCCCCACATATGGCAGTTGCCCACGAGTAAGGAAGGTTCCGGAAGGGTTTTCATCAGGTCGACCGCCTTCTGCAGCGTTCCCGGAGAGTAATAATCGTCCACGTTGAGGAAACCCAGGGTATTGCCCTCGGCCATTCGGATTCCCTTGTTCATGGCGTCGGACTGTCCTCTGTCCTTTTCCGACACCCACCTGATGTGCTGACAGCGTTCCGCGTAGCGTTTTATGACCTCAACAGTGCCATCAGTGGATCCGCCATCGATGATGAGATGTTCCACATCAGGGCATTCCTGATCCATGACATTTAAAATGCACGATTCGATGAAGCGTTTTCCGTTGTATACCGGTGTAATGACACTGATCATTTTCGGGCATCCGTTATTTTTACCCTTTTTTGGGGGCACATGTTCAAAGCCTGTTGATAGGATATCTTTGGAAAGATGTTGAGTTTGCCATCGATCGTAGCATCATAGATCCGCCGTCCATCTCTTCTGTAGGTGAAGTTTGCGAGATGATAGGATAGTTCGGACGCTTCCAGATCCGGCAAGTGCCAATCTTTGTTTCCAAAATAATTCGGACTGAAGTGGTTTTGATCATCACCCTGGAGAAACTGCTTTTCGTTCGGATTTCCGGGCGCTTTAAAGTTATGGTCAACACCGATCAGGAAAACCTGGTGAAATCCCATATAAAATGCAATCTGCATTGCCACGTAGGTGACCGTATGGCCTTCACATAACGGTCTTGTCAGATCCGGCTCAAAGGCATAATGACTGTTGGTCATAATAAAATTAATGTGATTACGATCATTTATGAAGCGATGTGCCGGGCGGTAGGATAAGAAAGAGGGG
Proteins encoded in this window:
- a CDS encoding 6-hydroxymethylpterin diphosphokinase MptE-like protein, translating into MTKSMQRFLSLRYPLAELLLHFEDREYLRWYLQHRSPLRKFRNIHQGKGCFIVGNGPSLNKMDLSPLKKYHTFGLNKIYLLFDKTDFNLSYHVAVNPLVIEQSAREFESLLSCPSFLSYRPAHRFINDRNHINFIMTNSHYAFEPDLTRPLCEGHTVTYVAMQIAFYMGFHQVFLIGVDHNFKAPGNPNEKQFLQGDDQNHFSPNYFGNKDWHLPDLEASELSYHLANFTYRRDGRRIYDATIDGKLNIFPKISYQQALNMCPQKRVKITDARK
- a CDS encoding glycosyltransferase family 2 protein, whose product is MISVITPVYNGKRFIESCILNVMDQECPDVEHLIIDGGSTDGTVEVIKRYAERCQHIRWVSEKDRGQSDAMNKGIRMAEGNTLGFLNVDDYYSPGTLQKAVDLMKTLPEPSLLVGNCHMWGEDGKLIETNKPAHLDLTQLLSAEVSVFPFPVNPSAYFYSRSLHDIIGFYDIREHYTLDLDFILRAAMHVKPVYVNESFGNYRYLQGTKTFEDMKSGSGNVRFRQLIKKYRQKLTPAKKFKVFYFIILGKFFKFIRHDP